One genomic region from Anopheles bellator chromosome 2, idAnoBellAS_SP24_06.2, whole genome shotgun sequence encodes:
- the LOC131210593 gene encoding cilia- and flagella-associated protein 157: MPKEKKPKKPKKAVPEIQPVDGLSAVDRQFYEITINDLNQKLARLRTHNVKIEERNEELESRLKQIEEDRADVTAYLDRTLQEKVGTIVELEDKLSELSKVRDQENDECLRQISTLDGKYRAMHEQLTSEIKLLTGKLNSMEEFRLQRDELMAKFDAQDSELKEQNKRHKSTLYEMERKVILDKDRLRKDVENKLLQLSTEFTKSSEIRVAAHTQRLVRENIALNNEMDRMIYTQERLQKQHTELRKQSTELRNQANIDVAERQRLMQTCQERLETIEKLTDQFEALVQKNAELNAYQLRAGELESENKATRKEYTHLRQKVRVLEQYIHYINSDRQTLRSESEHHRKEFERIADVLKTVRYTVRSAFKGDEEDSDLPYQEIKRKRLIADLLNTLNELEMQPQADQSVETIVASLTELYDQGDLGVIPRESMDTILRKTHGYDEASDSPIISSSTDQVPGANLGGDEAEKSSAVTLDAEDTSQADGGGAIIDVVSGSRLVFHDSNESFEDAEQPSAAVDGSGDDPDDEEWVEEGEEEDEGELGDDEASQQRLTQQQQQQQQYPDGSVVIIDAPESIEDETIEFAGSKSDSD; the protein is encoded by the coding sequence AtgccgaaggaaaagaaaccgaagaaaccgaaaaaggcggTCCCGGAGATTCAGCCCGTCGACGGGCTGAGCGCCGTGGACCGGCAGTTCTACGAGATCACCATCAACGACCTGAACCAGAAGCTGGCCCGCCTGCGGACGCACAACGTGAAGATCGAGGAGCGCAACGAGGAGCTCGAGAGCCGCCTGAAGCAGATCGAGGAGGACCGGGCGGACGTGACCGCGTACCTGGACCGGACGCTGCAGGAGAAGGTGGGCACCATCGTGGAGCTCGAGGACAAGCTGAGCGAGCTGTCGAAGGTGCGGGACCAGGAGAACGACGAGTGCCTGCGGCAGATCAGCACGCTCGATGGCAAGTATAGGGCGATGCACGAGCAGCTCACGTCCGAGATCAAGCTGCTGACCGGGAAGCTCAACTCGATGGAGGAGTTCCGGTTGCAGCGCGACGAGCTGATGGCCAAGTTCGACGCGCAGGACAGCGAGCTGAAGGAGCAGAACAAGCGGCACAAGTCGACGCTCTACGAGATGGAACGGAAGGTGATCCTGGACAAGGACCGGCTCCGGAAAGACGTCGAGAACAAACTGCTGCAGCTGTCGACGGAGTTCACCAAGTCGTCCGAGATCCGGGTGGCCGCCCACACGCAGCGGCTGGTGCGTGAGAACATTGCGCTGAACAACGAGATGGACCGGATGATCTACACGCAGGAGCGGCTccagaagcagcacaccgAGCTGCGGAAGCAGAGCACGGAGCTACGGAACCAGGCCAACATCGACGTGGCCGAGCGGCAGCGGTTGATGCAGACGTGCCAGGAGCGACTCGAGACGATCGAGAAGCTGACCGACCAGTTCGAGGCGCTCGTGCAAAAGAACGCCGAGCTGAACGCGTACCAGCTGCGGGCCGGAGAGCTGGAGAGCGAGAACAAGGCCACCCGCAAGGAGTACACGCACCTGCGGCAGAAGGTGCGCGTGCTGGAGCAGTACATCCACTACATCAACTCGGACCGCCAGACGCTGCGCAGCGAGTCggagcaccaccggaaggagTTCGAGCGCATCGCGGACGTACTGAAGACGGTCCGCTACACGGTGCGGTCGGCTTTCAAGGGCGACGAGGAGGACTCGGACCTGCCGTACCAGGAGATCAAACGGAAGCGGCTGATCGCGGACCTGCTGAACACGCTCAACGAGCTGGAGATGCAACCGCAGGCGGACCAATCGGTGGAGACGATCGTGGCGTCGCTCACCGAACTGTACGACCAGGGTGACCTGGGAGTGATTCCGCGCGAATCCATGGACACGATCCTGCGTAAGACGCACGGCTACGACGAAGCCAGCGACTCTCCGATCATCAGCTCCAGCACCGACCAAGTGCCGGGGGCCAATCTGGGGGGTGATGAGGCGGAAAAGTCGAGCGCCGTGACGCTGGACGCCGAAGACACCAGCCAGGCCGATGGCGGTGGGGCCATCATCGATGTGGTCAGTGGGTCACGGCTCGTCTTTCACGATTCGAATGAATCGTTCGAAGATGCCGAGCAGCCGAGCGCAGCCGTCGACGGCTCCGGGGACGACCCAGACGATGAGGAGTGGGTAGAAGAGGGTGAAGAGGAGGACGAAGGGGAGCTTGGTGATGATGAGGCAAGCCAGCAGAGGCtgacccagcagcagcagcagcagcagcagtacccgGACGGAAGCGTCGTGATCATCGatgcaccggaatcgatcgagGATGAAACGATCGAGTTTGCCGGCTCCAAGAGTGATTCGGACTGA
- the LOC131208825 gene encoding actin-interacting protein 1 has translation MAYSNKFIYATLPRTQRGQPIVLGGDPKGKNFLYTNGHSVIIRNIENPEIADIYTEHSCAVNVAKYSPSGFYIASGDQSGKIRIWDTVNKEHILKNEFQPIGGPIKDISWSPDSQRIVIVGEGRERFGHVFMAETGTSVGEISGQSKPINSCDFRPARPFRIVTGSEDNTIGVFEGPPFKFKMTKQDHTRFVQAVRYSPSGHLFASAGFDGKVFLYDGTTSELVGEVGSPAHSGGVYGVAWKPDGTQLLTCSGDKSCKLWDVDTRTLISEFPMGSTVDDQQVSCLWQGEHVLSVSLSGFINYLDVNNPTKPLRIVKGHNKPITVLTVSDDRSTIYTGSHDGAVTNWNSGSGCNDRVGGIGHGNQINDIRAAGDFVYTAGIDDSIKQISVEGNQYTGVDMKLACQPRGMDIQKGDGGSNTIVVGCVKELTVLVDCQKVSTLPIAYESSCVSINGESKDVAVGGDDSKVHIYSFDGSQLVPKVDLEHLGPVTDCRYSPDNKLLVACDAHRKVILYSVDEYKPAHNKEWGFHNARVNCVAFSPNSQLVASGSLDTTIIIWFVASPAKHTIIKNAHPQSQITGLVWLDNETLISTGQDCNTKVWNIENVA, from the exons ACATTGAG AATCCGGAAATTGCTGACATCTACACGGAGCATTCGTGTGCGGTAAATGTGGCCAAATACTCGCCCAGTGGGTTTTACATCGCTTCTGGCGATCAGTCCGGCAAGATCCGGATCTGGGACACGGTGAACAAGGAGCACATACTGAAGAATGAGTTccaaccgatcggtggtccgATTAAGGATATCTCGTGGTCACCGGACAGCCAgcggatcgtgatcgtgggCGAGGGTCGCGAACGGTTCGGGCACGTGTTTATGGCCGAAACGGGCACATCGGTGGGCGAGATTTCGGGTCAATCGAAACCGATCAACTCGTGTGACtttcgcccggcacggccgTTCCGCATTGTGACTGGGAGCGAGGACAACACGATCGGCGTGTTCGAGGGCCCCCCGTTCAAGTTCAAGATGACCAAGCAAGACCACACGCGGTTCGTGCAGGCGGTCCGCTACTCGCCGAGTGGCCATCTTTTCGCGTCGGCAGGGTTCGATGGGAAAGTCTTCCTCTACGACGGCACGACGTCTGAGTTGGTTGGAGAGGTCGGTTCCCCGGCGCACAGTGGCGGTGTGTACGGTGTGGCCTGGAAGCCGGACGGCACGCAGCTGCTCACCTGTTCCGGCGATAAGTCCTGCAAATTGTGGGACGTCGACACGCGCACGCTGATCAGTGAGTTTCCGATGGGCAGCACGGTCGATGATCAGCAGGTGTCGTGCCTGTGGCAGGGCGAGCACGTCCTCTCGGTGTCCTTGTCCGGGTTCATTAACTACCTCGACGTGAACAATCCGACGAAGCCGTTGCGCATCGTGAAGGGTCACAACAAACCGATCACGGTGCTAACGGTCAGCGATGATCGTAGCACGATCTACACCGGTAGTCACGATGGAGCCGTTACGAACTGGAACTCGGGCAGCGGCTGCAACGACCGGGTTGGGGGCATCGGCCACGGGAATCAGATCAACGACATCCGGGCAGCGGGAGATTTCGTGTACACGGCCGGGATCGACGACTCGATCAAGCAGATCAGTGTCGAGGGCAACCAGTACACCGGGGTGGACATGAAGCTGGCATGCCAACCGCGGGGTATGGACATTCAGAAAGGTGATGGTGGCAGCAATACGATCGTGGTCGGGTGTGTCAAGGAGCTGACCGTGCTGGTGGACTGCCAGAAGGTGTCGACCCTGCCGATCGCCTACGAATCGAGTTGCGTGAGCATCAATGGGGAATCGAAGGACgtggcggtcggtggtgaCGATAGTAAGGTGCACATTTACTCCTTCGATGGCAGCCAGCTGGTGCCGAAGGTCGATCTCGAACACCTCGGACCGGTTACTGATTGCCGCTACTCGCCCGACAACAAGCTGCTGGTCGCTTGTGATGCGCACCGCAAGGTGATCCTCTACAGTGTGGACGAGTATAAG CCGGCCCACAACAAGGAATGGGGCTTCCACAATGCCCGAGTGAACTGTGTCGCCTTCTCGCCCAATTCGCAGCTGGTGGCCAGCGGATCGCTCGataccaccatcatcatctggtTCGTGGCCAGTCCGGCCAAGCACACGATCATCAAGA ATGCCCATCCGCAGTCACAGATTACCGGGCTGGTATGGTTGGACAATGAAACACTGATTTCGACCGGACAAGACTGTAACACGAAGGTTTGGAACATTGAAAACGTTGCCTAA